Proteins from a single region of Streptomyces sp. TN58:
- a CDS encoding SDR family NAD(P)-dependent oxidoreductase, producing MANAGANAPAHTDARTALVTGATSGIGLEIATRLARAGHRVFLGARTADRVERTVAALRSEGLDVDGRSLDVTSREDITAFVRAATERFGPVGILVNNAGRSGGGVTREVPDELWLDVINTNLNSVFLMTKDVLNHGGMLEQGWGRIINIASTGGKQGVLHGAPYSASKHGVVGFSKSLGLELARTGVTVNAVCPGFVETPMAARVRETYAGLWDVTVDEAHARVSARVPVGRYVLPEEVGAMVDYLVGPGAASVTAQALNVCGGLGNY from the coding sequence ATGGCCAACGCCGGCGCCAACGCCCCTGCCCACACCGACGCACGCACCGCCCTCGTCACCGGAGCCACCAGCGGAATCGGCCTGGAGATCGCCACCCGGCTGGCCCGCGCCGGCCACCGCGTCTTCCTGGGCGCCCGCACCGCCGACCGGGTGGAGCGGACCGTCGCCGCACTGCGCTCCGAAGGGCTGGACGTGGACGGCCGGAGCCTGGACGTGACCTCCCGCGAGGACATCACCGCCTTCGTCCGGGCCGCGACCGAGCGCTTCGGCCCGGTGGGCATCCTCGTCAACAACGCCGGCCGCTCCGGCGGCGGCGTGACCCGCGAGGTCCCCGACGAGCTCTGGCTCGACGTCATCAACACCAACCTCAACAGCGTGTTCCTGATGACGAAGGACGTCCTCAACCACGGCGGCATGCTGGAGCAGGGCTGGGGACGGATCATCAACATCGCCTCCACCGGCGGCAAGCAGGGCGTCCTGCACGGTGCCCCCTACTCGGCGTCCAAGCACGGAGTCGTCGGCTTCTCCAAGTCCCTCGGCCTGGAGCTGGCCCGGACCGGGGTCACGGTCAACGCCGTCTGCCCCGGCTTCGTCGAGACCCCGATGGCCGCCCGGGTCCGTGAGACGTACGCCGGCCTGTGGGACGTCACCGTCGACGAGGCCCACGCCCGCGTCAGCGCCCGCGTGCCGGTCGGCCGGTACGTGCTGCCCGAGGAGGTGGGCGCGATGGTCGACTACCTCGTCGGCCCGGGCGCCGCCTCCGTCACCGCGCAGGCCCTCAACGTCTGCGGCGGCCTGGGCAACTACTGA
- a CDS encoding TylF/MycF family methyltransferase produces MENTAELYLDLLEKVVTNLVYEDAPIPNEWFPEQEFRPENRETGTDWPSVAHTMVGLKRIRNIRTLLDQVVADGVPGDFIETGVWRGGVCIFARGYLKAHGITDRTVWLADSFEGIPDTGEDGHPMDREMALHRCNGVLGVTADTVRENFGRYGLLDDQVRFLPGWFKDTLPTAPVERLAVLRLDGDLYESTLDALDNLYPKLSTGGFVVIDDYFIPACRKAVDEFRERHGITDEIEAIDEYSVFWRRSA; encoded by the coding sequence ATGGAGAACACGGCCGAGCTGTACCTGGACCTGCTGGAAAAGGTGGTCACCAACCTCGTCTACGAGGATGCCCCGATCCCCAACGAGTGGTTCCCCGAGCAGGAGTTCCGCCCGGAGAACCGGGAGACCGGCACCGACTGGCCGAGCGTCGCGCACACCATGGTGGGCCTCAAGCGGATCCGCAACATCCGCACCCTCCTCGACCAGGTCGTCGCCGACGGCGTACCCGGGGACTTCATCGAGACCGGCGTCTGGCGCGGCGGCGTCTGCATCTTCGCCCGCGGCTACCTCAAGGCCCACGGGATCACCGACCGGACCGTCTGGCTCGCCGACTCCTTCGAGGGCATCCCGGACACCGGCGAGGACGGCCACCCCATGGACCGGGAGATGGCCCTGCACCGCTGCAACGGCGTGCTCGGGGTCACCGCCGACACCGTGCGGGAGAACTTCGGCCGCTACGGACTCCTCGACGACCAGGTCCGCTTCCTTCCGGGCTGGTTCAAGGACACGCTGCCGACAGCCCCCGTGGAGCGCCTCGCGGTGCTGCGCCTCGACGGCGACCTGTACGAGTCCACGCTGGACGCGCTCGACAACCTCTACCCGAAGCTCTCCACCGGCGGCTTCGTCGTGATCGACGACTACTTCATCCCGGCCTGCCGCAAGGCCGTGGACGAGTTCCGCGAGAGGCACGGCATCACGGACGAGATCGAGGCCATCGACGAGTACAGCGTCTTCTGGCGCCGCTCCGCCTGA
- a CDS encoding aromatase/cyclase, with translation MRRHTRHTLTSTAPPQALYDLAADVGRWPAVFAPSVAAHYLERGELFERFRLWATVGGEIKTWVSRRTLDPLNLRIRFDQEESAAPIASMGGEWIFEVREDGGTDIVLLHDFTAVGDDPDTVEWINAALDRNSPLELAALARIAELGADAGDLVFSFSDTVTLDCTAQEAYAFVHRADLWPERLPHVGRVELTEDAAGVQEMEMDTVTADGAAHTTRSVRVCRPGERIAYKQLVPPRLLLGHSGVWEFTDSGAGARVTAEHTVVIDPGAVEAVLGAGATVADARRHLREVLGRNSRTTLELAARTAAA, from the coding sequence ATGCGTCGGCACACCCGGCACACCCTGACCTCCACCGCCCCGCCGCAGGCGCTGTACGACCTCGCGGCCGACGTCGGCCGGTGGCCGGCCGTGTTCGCGCCGAGCGTCGCCGCGCACTACCTGGAGCGCGGCGAGCTCTTCGAGCGGTTCCGGCTGTGGGCCACCGTGGGGGGCGAGATCAAGACCTGGGTGTCGCGCCGCACCCTGGACCCGCTGAACCTGCGGATCCGGTTCGATCAGGAGGAGAGCGCCGCGCCGATCGCCTCGATGGGCGGTGAGTGGATCTTCGAGGTGCGTGAGGACGGCGGCACGGACATCGTGCTGCTGCACGACTTCACGGCGGTCGGCGACGACCCGGACACCGTGGAGTGGATCAACGCCGCGCTGGACCGCAACAGCCCGCTGGAACTGGCGGCTCTGGCCCGCATCGCCGAACTCGGCGCGGACGCCGGCGACCTGGTGTTCTCCTTCTCCGACACCGTCACCCTGGACTGCACCGCGCAGGAGGCCTACGCGTTCGTGCACCGCGCGGACCTGTGGCCCGAGCGGCTGCCCCATGTGGGCCGGGTGGAGCTGACGGAGGACGCCGCCGGGGTGCAGGAGATGGAGATGGACACCGTCACCGCCGACGGGGCGGCGCACACCACCCGGTCGGTGCGCGTCTGCCGCCCCGGGGAGCGGATCGCCTACAAGCAGCTGGTGCCGCCGCGGCTGCTGCTCGGGCACAGCGGTGTCTGGGAGTTCACCGACTCCGGGGCGGGCGCCCGGGTCACGGCCGAGCACACGGTGGTGATCGACCCCGGCGCCGTGGAGGCGGTCCTCGGTGCGGGGGCCACGGTGGCCGACGCACGCCGGCACCTGCGCGAGGTGCTCGGCAGGAACAGCCGTACGACGCTGGAGCTGGCGGCCCGCACCGCCGCCGCCTGA
- a CDS encoding acyl carrier protein — MSDPTTTTMTLDDLRRILSESAGSEGGQLDGDILDTAFTELGYDSLALLETSAVIQREYGVEVPDKVATPRELLDSVNGTLPAAG; from the coding sequence ATGAGCGACCCGACCACCACCACGATGACCCTGGACGACCTGCGCCGGATCCTGTCGGAGTCCGCCGGCAGCGAGGGCGGCCAGCTCGACGGGGACATCCTCGACACGGCCTTCACGGAGCTGGGCTACGACTCGCTGGCGCTGCTGGAGACCTCGGCCGTCATCCAGCGCGAGTACGGGGTGGAGGTCCCGGACAAGGTCGCCACCCCGCGTGAGCTGCTGGACTCCGTCAACGGCACCCTCCCCGCGGCGGGCTGA
- a CDS encoding ketosynthase chain-length factor: MTTTVFTGLGVVAPNGADTEEFWSATLEGRSGIADITAFDASGYPARQAGEVRDFDPSAHLPNRLLPQTDRSTRFALTAAERALADGGVDPGALADYDMGVITANAFGGFEFTHREFAKLWSKGPQFVSVYESFAWFYAVNTGQISIRHQLRGPGKALVAEQAGGLDALGHARRSLRRGEAKLVVTGGADSALDPWGWAAQWSGGRVAASGEYRPFDRTASGHVPGEGAAILVLEDADAARGRGVSRVYGELAGQASTFDPPPGSPRPPALRRAVELALAEAGTAPAEVDVVFADSAGLPALDRGEAEALREVFGAHGVPVTAPKALTGRLHSAGGPLDVVAALLSLRDGVIPPTANTDDVPEEYGVDVVRKAPREARLATALVLARGTGGFNSAAVVRTYDH; this comes from the coding sequence ATGACGACCACGGTGTTCACGGGGCTGGGCGTGGTCGCCCCCAACGGAGCGGACACGGAGGAGTTCTGGTCCGCGACCCTGGAGGGCCGCAGCGGCATCGCCGACATCACCGCGTTCGACGCCTCCGGCTATCCGGCCCGGCAGGCGGGCGAGGTACGGGACTTCGACCCGTCGGCGCACCTGCCGAACCGGCTGCTGCCGCAGACCGACCGGTCCACCCGGTTCGCGCTGACCGCCGCCGAGCGGGCCCTGGCCGACGGTGGCGTGGACCCGGGCGCGCTCGCCGACTACGACATGGGCGTGATCACCGCCAACGCGTTCGGCGGCTTCGAGTTCACCCACCGTGAGTTCGCGAAGCTGTGGTCCAAGGGGCCGCAGTTCGTCAGCGTGTACGAGTCCTTCGCCTGGTTCTACGCCGTCAACACCGGCCAGATCTCCATCCGCCACCAGCTGCGCGGCCCGGGCAAGGCGCTCGTCGCCGAGCAGGCCGGCGGGCTGGACGCCCTCGGTCACGCCCGGCGGTCCCTTCGCCGCGGTGAGGCGAAGCTCGTCGTCACCGGCGGCGCGGACTCGGCGCTGGACCCGTGGGGCTGGGCCGCGCAGTGGTCGGGTGGCCGGGTGGCCGCCTCCGGCGAGTACCGGCCCTTCGACCGGACGGCGAGCGGCCACGTGCCCGGGGAGGGCGCCGCGATCCTGGTCCTGGAGGACGCGGACGCGGCCCGCGGGCGCGGTGTGTCCCGGGTGTACGGCGAACTCGCGGGGCAGGCCTCCACGTTCGACCCGCCGCCCGGATCGCCGCGGCCGCCGGCTTTGCGCCGCGCCGTCGAACTCGCGCTGGCCGAGGCCGGCACCGCCCCGGCCGAAGTGGACGTCGTCTTCGCGGACTCGGCGGGCCTGCCCGCCCTGGACCGGGGCGAGGCGGAGGCCCTGCGCGAGGTGTTCGGCGCCCACGGCGTCCCGGTGACGGCGCCCAAGGCGCTGACCGGGCGGCTGCACTCGGCGGGCGGTCCGCTGGACGTGGTGGCGGCGCTGCTGTCGCTGCGCGACGGCGTGATCCCGCCGACCGCGAACACCGACGACGTGCCGGAGGAGTACGGCGTCGACGTGGTCCGCAAGGCCCCCCGGGAGGCGCGGCTGGCGACGGCCCTCGTCCTCGCCCGGGGCACGGGCGGCTTCAACTCGGCCGCTGTCGTCCGGACGTACGACCACTGA
- a CDS encoding beta-ketoacyl-[acyl-carrier-protein] synthase family protein has translation MSRRVVITGMGVRAPGGSGTEEFWSLLAAGRTATRRISFFDPTPFRSQLAGECDFDAGAEGLTPREVRRMDRATQLAVVCARDAVSDSRLDFGALDPSRVGVSLGSAVAAATSLEREYLVLSDAGRQWEVDPGYLSPHMYDYLTPGKMPAEVAWTVGAEGPVALVSNGCTSGLDAVGNAVQLIADGSADVMLAGAADTPVTPVVVASFDAIKATTNRNDDPAHASRPFDASRNGFVLAEGAAVFVLEGLERARARGATIYAEVSGYATRLNAYHMTGLKTDGREMAEAIRVALDQSRLNPDAIDYVNAHGSGTVQNDRHETAAFKRALGDHAYRTPISSIKSMVGHSLGAIGSVEIAACALAMQHNVVPPTANLYRSDPECDLDYVPLTAREQRVDTVLTVGSGFGGFQSAMLLRRPEGVS, from the coding sequence ATGTCCCGTCGTGTCGTGATAACCGGTATGGGGGTGCGCGCACCGGGAGGAAGCGGCACGGAGGAGTTCTGGTCCCTGCTGGCCGCGGGTCGTACCGCGACCCGCCGGATCAGCTTCTTCGACCCCACCCCCTTCCGCTCCCAGCTCGCGGGCGAGTGCGACTTCGACGCGGGGGCCGAAGGGCTCACCCCGCGGGAGGTCCGCAGAATGGACCGGGCGACGCAGCTCGCCGTGGTCTGCGCCCGTGACGCGGTGTCGGACAGCCGCCTCGACTTCGGAGCGCTCGACCCGTCCCGGGTCGGCGTGAGCCTGGGCAGCGCCGTCGCCGCCGCGACCAGCCTGGAGCGCGAGTACCTGGTGCTGTCCGACGCCGGACGGCAGTGGGAGGTCGATCCCGGCTACCTGTCACCGCACATGTACGACTACCTGACCCCCGGGAAGATGCCCGCCGAGGTCGCCTGGACGGTGGGCGCTGAGGGCCCGGTGGCCCTGGTGTCCAACGGCTGCACCTCCGGGCTGGACGCCGTCGGCAACGCCGTCCAGCTGATCGCGGACGGCAGCGCCGACGTGATGCTGGCCGGAGCGGCCGACACCCCGGTCACCCCGGTCGTGGTGGCCAGCTTCGACGCGATCAAGGCCACCACCAACCGCAACGACGACCCCGCGCACGCCTCCCGCCCCTTCGACGCCTCCCGCAACGGCTTCGTCCTGGCCGAGGGCGCGGCCGTGTTCGTACTGGAGGGGCTGGAGCGGGCGCGGGCGCGCGGCGCGACGATCTACGCCGAGGTCAGCGGGTATGCCACGCGGCTCAACGCCTACCACATGACCGGTCTGAAGACGGACGGCCGGGAGATGGCCGAGGCCATCAGGGTCGCTTTGGACCAGTCGCGGCTGAACCCCGACGCGATCGACTACGTCAACGCCCACGGTTCGGGGACCGTGCAGAACGACCGGCACGAGACGGCCGCGTTCAAGCGCGCGCTGGGCGACCACGCCTACCGCACCCCGATCAGCTCGATCAAGTCCATGGTGGGCCACTCCCTGGGGGCGATCGGCTCCGTGGAGATCGCGGCGTGCGCGCTCGCCATGCAGCACAACGTGGTGCCGCCCACCGCCAACCTGTACCGGTCCGACCCCGAGTGCGACCTCGACTACGTGCCGCTGACCGCCCGCGAGCAGCGCGTGGACACCGTGCTGACCGTGGGCAGCGGGTTCGGCGGTTTCCAGAGCGCGATGCTGCTGCGGCGGCCGGAAGGAGTGTCATGA
- a CDS encoding glycosyltransferase, with the protein MKILFITGGSPATVFALAPLASAARLAGHDVLVASPQDMAPYVTGTGLPVLPVTDGTMRRFMFEDRAGRELSIPDDPQERIRFNGEGFGRLAAASLPRLRALAADWSPDLVVGGSLCYAAALLAHELRVPWVRHTWDLGEPPGMDAGAAAELSAELGGAGLEGLPVPKLWVDICPPSLRAADLAPGPRQSMRFVPANLRRPLEPWMLRRPDRARVCVTAGSRVSGPDGVAELVDLARTVEGLDGELVVAAPQDVADALTEAVPGVRAGWFALDTLLATCDLIVHHGGGQTAMTALHAGVPQLLVPTIPKMLEPCRRIEARGAAVVLADGEQSGARIARAAGTLLAGPGPRERAAEIGREIAAQPAPAQVVSVLESLRA; encoded by the coding sequence ATGAAGATCCTCTTTATCACCGGGGGGAGTCCGGCGACCGTCTTCGCCCTCGCCCCGCTCGCCTCGGCGGCCCGTCTCGCCGGCCATGACGTCCTCGTCGCGTCCCCGCAGGACATGGCCCCCTACGTCACGGGCACGGGGCTGCCGGTCCTGCCCGTCACCGACGGGACCATGCGCCGGTTCATGTTCGAGGACCGCGCCGGGCGCGAACTGTCCATCCCCGACGACCCGCAGGAGCGGATCCGCTTCAACGGGGAGGGGTTCGGACGCCTGGCCGCCGCCTCGCTGCCCCGGCTGCGTGCCCTGGCCGCCGACTGGAGCCCGGACCTCGTGGTCGGCGGGTCGCTGTGCTACGCGGCGGCCCTGCTCGCCCACGAGCTCCGCGTTCCGTGGGTACGGCACACCTGGGACCTCGGCGAGCCGCCCGGGATGGACGCCGGGGCGGCCGCCGAGCTGTCCGCCGAACTCGGCGGGGCCGGCCTGGAGGGGCTGCCCGTGCCAAAACTCTGGGTGGACATCTGCCCGCCGTCGCTGCGCGCCGCGGACCTGGCCCCGGGCCCGCGGCAGTCGATGCGGTTCGTCCCCGCCAACCTGCGCCGGCCGCTGGAACCGTGGATGCTGCGCAGGCCGGACCGGGCCAGGGTGTGCGTCACCGCCGGGAGCCGGGTCTCCGGGCCGGACGGGGTGGCCGAACTGGTCGACCTCGCCCGGACGGTGGAGGGACTCGACGGGGAGCTGGTGGTGGCCGCCCCGCAGGACGTGGCCGACGCGCTCACCGAAGCGGTGCCCGGAGTCCGGGCGGGCTGGTTCGCGCTGGACACCCTGCTGGCCACGTGCGACCTGATCGTCCACCACGGCGGCGGACAGACCGCCATGACCGCCCTGCATGCCGGCGTGCCCCAGCTGCTGGTCCCCACGATCCCGAAGATGCTGGAGCCGTGCCGCCGCATCGAGGCCCGCGGCGCCGCCGTGGTGCTCGCCGACGGTGAGCAGTCCGGTGCCCGGATCGCCCGCGCGGCGGGCACCCTGCTGGCGGGCCCCGGCCCCCGGGAGCGGGCAGCGGAGATCGGGCGGGAGATCGCCGCGCAGCCGGCCCCGGCACAGGTGGTCTCGGTACTGGAATCGCTGCGGGCGTGA
- a CDS encoding NAD-dependent epimerase/dehydratase family protein codes for MSAPARVVVLGASGFLGSAVVRALAADRTVRVRAVSRRPVPLPEGIAGRVEVLTGDLTSRDVLARAVAGADAVLPFAARIRGASGWRLSEDDEEAERVNVGLVRDLVAVLAERPSDRTGPPAVVFPGSNTQVGRVAAERIDGSEPDRPEGVYDRQKHAAESLLKQAAAQGLARAVSLRLPPVYGPGCPTADDRGVVSTMIRRALAGEPLTMWHDGTVRRDLLYVEDAARAFTAALGHAEALSGRHFLVGTGRALPLGEVFGAVACAVARHTGAEPVPVVSVEPPAHADPTDFRSLEVDPSAFTAATGWRAGTALDEALDRTVSAVAREARAGHRT; via the coding sequence GTGAGCGCGCCGGCGCGGGTGGTGGTGCTCGGGGCGTCGGGCTTCCTCGGCTCGGCCGTCGTCCGGGCGCTGGCCGCCGACCGTACCGTCCGGGTGCGCGCGGTCTCCCGGCGGCCGGTCCCGCTCCCGGAGGGGATCGCCGGGCGGGTGGAGGTGCTCACGGGCGATCTCACCTCGCGGGACGTCCTGGCCCGGGCGGTGGCGGGCGCCGACGCCGTGCTGCCCTTCGCCGCGCGCATCCGTGGCGCGTCGGGCTGGCGGCTGTCCGAGGACGACGAGGAGGCGGAGCGGGTCAACGTGGGCCTGGTCCGGGACCTGGTGGCGGTGCTCGCCGAGCGGCCCTCCGACCGTACGGGCCCGCCCGCCGTCGTGTTCCCGGGCAGCAACACCCAGGTGGGGCGGGTGGCGGCCGAGCGAATCGACGGATCGGAGCCGGACCGCCCGGAAGGGGTCTACGACCGGCAGAAGCACGCCGCCGAGTCCCTGCTGAAGCAGGCCGCGGCGCAGGGCCTGGCGCGGGCCGTCAGCCTCAGGCTGCCGCCCGTGTACGGGCCCGGCTGCCCGACGGCCGACGACCGCGGGGTGGTGTCCACCATGATCCGGCGGGCGCTGGCCGGGGAGCCGCTGACGATGTGGCACGACGGCACGGTCCGCCGCGACCTGCTGTACGTGGAGGACGCCGCCCGGGCGTTCACGGCGGCGCTGGGGCACGCCGAGGCGCTGTCCGGCCGCCACTTCCTGGTCGGTACGGGCCGGGCGCTGCCGCTGGGCGAGGTGTTCGGCGCGGTGGCGTGCGCCGTGGCACGCCACACGGGAGCCGAGCCGGTACCGGTGGTGTCGGTGGAGCCGCCCGCGCACGCGGACCCGACCGACTTCCGCAGTCTGGAGGTCGACCCTTCGGCCTTCACGGCCGCCACGGGGTGGCGGGCGGGTACCGCCCTGGACGAGGCCCTGGACCGTACGGTGAGCGCCGTGGCCCGCGAGGCGCGGGCCGGGCACCGGACCTGA
- a CDS encoding dTDP-4-dehydrorhamnose 3,5-epimerase family protein translates to MKARQLAVEGAYAFEPDVFHDERGSFRSPHQEAAFGAALGGPLFPVAQVSTSRSRRGVVRGVHYTATPGSMAKYVLCTGGRALDVVVDLRLGSPTFGRSERVELSPEAGTALYLPPGVGHLFAALEDDTVMVYLLSAAYRADRERAVHPLDPALGLELPGGSDPVLSERDRVAPTLAAAREAGLLPSYADCVPSGAGASGGGGR, encoded by the coding sequence GTGAAGGCCCGTCAGCTGGCGGTCGAGGGCGCGTACGCCTTCGAGCCCGACGTCTTCCACGACGAGCGCGGCTCGTTCCGCTCACCGCATCAGGAGGCCGCCTTCGGCGCGGCGCTGGGCGGCCCGCTGTTCCCGGTCGCCCAGGTCAGCACCAGCCGGTCGCGCCGCGGAGTGGTGCGCGGGGTGCACTACACGGCGACACCGGGGTCGATGGCCAAGTACGTGCTCTGCACCGGCGGCCGGGCCCTGGACGTCGTGGTCGACCTCCGGCTCGGCTCGCCCACCTTCGGACGCAGCGAGCGGGTGGAGCTCTCCCCGGAGGCGGGCACCGCGCTCTATCTGCCGCCGGGCGTGGGGCACCTGTTCGCCGCGCTGGAGGACGACACCGTGATGGTGTACCTGCTGTCGGCGGCCTATCGGGCCGACCGGGAGCGGGCCGTGCACCCGCTGGACCCCGCGCTCGGCCTGGAGCTGCCGGGCGGGAGCGACCCGGTGCTGTCCGAGCGCGACCGGGTGGCGCCGACGCTGGCCGCCGCCCGCGAGGCCGGGCTGCTGCCGTCGTACGCCGACTGCGTGCCGTCCGGCGCCGGCGCCTCCGGTGGAGGCGGGCGGTGA
- a CDS encoding class I SAM-dependent DNA methyltransferase — MPASTDTLIYHRADVYHDFYHGRGKDYRAEAAVVRELVGQRTPVPPAAGSLLDVACGTGSHLAEHAGHFGHTAGVDLSADMLAVAARLNPGVPLTQGDMRDFRLGRTFSAVTCMFSSVGYLETAADLDAAIANLAAHLEPGGVLVVEPWWCPESFRPGWVGADVVRSGERTISRVSHTVRDGRNSRMEVHYTVADPLAGIEHFTDTHVMTLFERTEYRDAFLRAGLEPSYVRHELYGPGLFVATRPGGVA, encoded by the coding sequence ATGCCCGCCAGCACGGACACCCTCATCTACCACCGCGCCGACGTCTACCACGACTTCTACCACGGCCGCGGCAAGGACTACCGGGCCGAGGCCGCCGTCGTGCGCGAACTCGTCGGGCAGCGCACCCCGGTGCCGCCGGCCGCGGGGTCGCTGCTGGACGTCGCCTGCGGCACCGGCTCCCATCTGGCCGAGCACGCGGGCCACTTCGGCCACACGGCCGGGGTGGACCTGTCCGCCGACATGCTCGCCGTCGCCGCCCGCCTCAACCCCGGGGTCCCGCTGACGCAGGGCGACATGCGCGACTTCCGGCTCGGCCGCACCTTCTCCGCCGTGACGTGCATGTTCAGCTCCGTCGGTTACCTGGAGACCGCCGCCGACCTGGACGCGGCGATCGCGAACCTGGCCGCGCACCTGGAGCCCGGCGGCGTCCTCGTCGTCGAACCCTGGTGGTGCCCGGAGAGCTTCCGGCCCGGCTGGGTCGGCGCCGACGTGGTCCGGTCCGGGGAGCGCACCATCTCCCGGGTCTCCCACACCGTCCGCGACGGCCGGAACAGCCGGATGGAGGTGCACTACACCGTCGCCGACCCCCTCGCCGGCATCGAGCACTTCACCGACACGCACGTCATGACCCTGTTCGAGCGCACGGAGTACCGGGACGCTTTCCTGCGGGCCGGTCTGGAGCCCTCGTACGTGCGGCACGAGCTCTACGGCCCGGGGCTGTTCGTCGCCACCCGGCCCGGCGGTGTCGCGTGA